One genomic window of Terriglobia bacterium includes the following:
- a CDS encoding efflux RND transporter periplasmic adaptor subunit — MTQLTQPEPPAASTTAAAKPHRTGAVLAILLLLVVAGAFSVARRYSDKRVLARETEKLAIPYVSLIKPVTEPANEELSLPAQLQAYVEASIYSRTNGYLLRWYKDIGSKVRKGELLAEIDTPEIDQELSQAKATRQQIAAQLQLAKSSAERWINLRKTDSVSQQEADQQISGYTQAQANLAAADANVRRLEQLESFKHIYAPFSGVITKRNVDTGALINGGNAGVSKGLFDVAQVDPLRVYVSVPQSNAPYIHKGMDAHIELREYPGQKFSGKVVRTADVIDPATRTLLTEIDVPNPNGRLMPGSFAQVYFAVAVKTTRISIPVNTILFRPEGPRVAVVGPDQRVHLKAITIGRDYGLTIEILGGIGPDDQIISNPADSLEEGQQVNVKTGSGARS, encoded by the coding sequence CAGCGTCCACGACCGCCGCGGCCAAGCCTCATCGCACAGGCGCGGTTTTGGCGATATTGCTTCTGCTGGTGGTGGCTGGCGCTTTTTCCGTGGCGCGGCGCTACTCTGACAAGCGCGTGCTGGCGCGGGAGACGGAGAAGCTGGCCATACCTTATGTCTCCTTGATCAAACCGGTCACCGAACCCGCCAACGAAGAGCTGTCCTTGCCGGCGCAGCTCCAAGCGTACGTGGAGGCCTCGATTTACTCGCGCACCAATGGCTACCTGCTGCGCTGGTACAAGGATATTGGCAGCAAAGTGAGGAAGGGCGAACTGCTGGCGGAAATTGATACCCCGGAAATTGATCAGGAACTCTCCCAGGCCAAGGCCACTCGGCAGCAGATCGCGGCGCAACTGCAGCTGGCAAAGTCTTCCGCTGAACGCTGGATCAACTTGCGCAAGACCGATTCCGTGTCGCAACAGGAAGCCGACCAGCAGATCAGCGGATACACCCAGGCACAGGCGAACCTGGCCGCCGCCGACGCGAACGTACGACGTCTTGAACAGTTGGAATCTTTCAAGCACATTTACGCGCCATTTTCCGGCGTGATCACCAAGCGCAATGTTGACACCGGAGCCTTGATCAACGGAGGCAATGCGGGAGTGAGCAAAGGACTCTTTGATGTGGCCCAGGTGGACCCGCTGCGGGTATACGTCAGCGTGCCACAGAGCAATGCTCCTTATATTCACAAAGGCATGGACGCGCACATCGAGTTGCGCGAATACCCCGGGCAGAAATTTTCCGGCAAAGTGGTGCGCACCGCAGACGTGATTGATCCGGCAACGCGCACTTTGCTCACGGAAATTGATGTCCCCAATCCCAACGGACGCCTCATGCCGGGCTCGTTTGCCCAGGTATATTTCGCCGTGGCGGTGAAGACCACGCGGATTTCCATCCCAGTGAACACCATTCTGTTCCGGCCGGAAGGACCGCGCGTGGCTGTAGTCGGGCCGGACCAGCGCGTCCACCTCAAGGCCATCACCATTGGCCGCGATTACGGACTGACCATTGAAATCCTGGGCGGCATCGGGCCCGACGACCAGATCATCTCCAATCCCGCAGACTCGCTCGAAGAAGGCCAGCAGGTCAACGTAAAAACCGGCAGCGGAGCGCGTTCGTGA